The Aricia agestis chromosome 8, ilAriAges1.1, whole genome shotgun sequence genomic sequence caataaattttccttccaagggggtgaggcatggaatgttctagaagctgggtaccggggccgatataaatatgggtcggccgccatagtacgacactcgctctccaacgttgcccagcttcggaactactgtgtgcttgctacctggaacaagactgaaaaagtgtttaaattcatctcctcatcaaatagtcatcatcatcatcctcattactacaagaaacgctgacctaggcgatctacggggaattagcgcaagctgtcccccacaattaggtacttaatttttgtccGAATTTTCCTTtcaataaatgaatcatggacacagGACACCACTGATGCACACTAGTAAATTACGCTGCTAGACAAGGCGGGCGGCGTCCGcgccatcaaaataaattataatttgtacctacttaagttgctgttctgttaatttctcgtcactcacagtcagtcgctcaaatagtaattctataacccaaatttattaattttgacacttaaaactgtaatttacagtcactcgaatAAATACGGTACTACCCTATTAGAAATAcgtgcgggccctatcgactaatgaaaacggttctccgaatgcgggccctgtggcatgcgTTCAAGAAATCTCCCGCTCCCCGCATGTGGAccctatcgaccagtgaaaTTGCGCCATTACATTAAATTGAcgacgtagatccgtcaactgcctaggaatcaatttccccgATGGtacttttttaaaagttaaaataaaaatagcaatagcTTAAGTATGCGGATGTGTAGcattttcaatataatatttaaatatacgaCTCCTAGAATTAACCAAAGTAATAAGTATTGACACACCTTATAAATTGCTAATAAATTACTTTAGGCGCAACGTTTAAATGACTATTCAAGTATCCAAGTCAATAAATTGATtttcaaatcataatattatactagtagTAATAGTAATGGCCAATGGGTATTGGgttactttatataatattattattatgtttattcttCCATCCGTCTTTCACAATTTATTAGCACACAGAACATAgttaatttagaattaaatacattgtaattattattaaaaatttattttacttagttTACATAGTAAAAATTTTGGTGGGCAAAATGCAAATTATCACTTAACGAAGGCCGAAAAGTCGTACAAATAGTAAGTATTGTGTACAAGTGTCTTAACATTTAACAATTTAACTACTTACTATTCAGTATTCACcttaacaatataaatatacagcAAAATAACAAATTGCAGTCAGCATGTGTAAAATCAGTTCTACATGTTCAGGGAGCATGTTTTGGTCATACAGTTTCATTACAGGGGTTACCCATTATTGTTCATTTGACCTATTGGTCAGTCATGTAACAAATATTACATGTAGgttctacataatatgtactatttttttatggtgAGCTGCACAAATTATTCAAAAAAAGCTTGAGCTCTGCAAAGATGAGAAGCATCTTAGACGAAGTGTACATTTTTAAAGAGGTCTACAATATACCATTCAGTTTATAATATGCTTTTAAGATGGAATTTAATTAATCAATAGCATAAGAATTTAAAAGCTGCCACAAAAAGTTACCTTTATGATGAAGGTTGGTTGGAATGCTGGTGAATAAAGTAGGTAGTAGGGTAGGTTTATCATGAACTTACTTTACTCACCAGCATCCAAAATTTTACATATTGGGTTGGCAACTTAGTAATTGCGGATTTTACTCATAGATGACTTCAGTTAAATATTAAGATAAGaataaagaaaataagatactgtaactttttagttcatagTATCTTTTTCAGGCATTTATAAGCCAGAATAatctttttaaaaagttaaaaatttttAGTACAAAAATATCAGAGTAAATAGTTGACAAAATACTTGCAAGATTGTAAAAGTAAAATAACAttacaaaagttacaaaatgtGCATAAATCAATGTTTATCAAAAAGTATTTCTTACTTTATAACCTCCTTAATAATGAAAAGATTTACACTGTGTGCaaagaaattaaagttaaacAAAGGTTTATCCTTCTGATAGGTTTGATAGGGATTTGGGACTGATACACACTATAATGTAGATCTTTTGTTTGGCAAGGGGGTTGGAAAATAAGAAATAGACAATGCTAAGCCTATGTCAAatcttacttaattttattaatattgtggCTACATAATTCAGGATGCAGAgtgtacataaaaataatcctaattacaaatataatataaattgtgcTGCCTTAAAATTGTGGTTATTGTACTATATCAATCACGATTTGGCTACCAAAATAgattatttctattttctatattatttagtataacaatactaaataagattttttaattttagaaatagCATTTGAAAATGATTTTAGAGACTGATTTAACAAAACTACAGACATAatcatattttacataatattatgattaagtaaataaaataaaagttgggGATTAGCATAGATTGATTTTTACCATGCTTAGTTGCACAACACACCACAACACAATTTAGTTCCTTTATCAACCCCCTACACTTTAACATAGATtcagtttataatatataagataCAACATTATTCTTACATACAATTAAGAAtcagtaaaaaagtattaaaaataatggaATGTATTGTCTAGAATATAAGGATTTGTGCAAGTACCAACATTTTGTTAGCAATTTTTTGTGGAACAATTAATAGAACATGCAAAATGAGTGAGATATGTGCTAATTGTGTCGCTATGAAAATTCACTGAGTATCAGTCTTTAGTTTAGATTGCGCTGAACACAAATTTAGGGCTCTAGTTGGTTTTGTCTAGCGTGTCACATCTTCGTTGAAGCCTCGAGTGAGCGCAGCAGTGGCGCACGAGCCATATACTAGAATCTATCCTTCGATGCATGCAGATCGGGGTTGGTGAGGTACTGCAGTTCTTGCAGCTCCTGGAATTTCTCGTGGTCCCTGATATGAGCGTAGTTAGCCGATAGACACATCAAGTAATGAACCAAGCTCAATATGACGAGGATGCACGACACCATGGCCAGAATGAACATGAACTCCGCCTTTTCTACGTAATCCTTGCAGAAAAGTTTAATCTTGTGCGCCTCACATATTCTCATGTCTTCCTGCCTCACAGATGAAGGAAACATGAAATCGAACTGTGTGAAGTCAATGCAGGTCGATAAATCGATATTTTTCGGCTTTGAACACAACTTCCAGAAAATTGTGAATAAGAAGGTGGTGATCACTAGGAACCCGAGTAAAATTAGCCATATAAATGttaaaatgtatgttattatCATGAAAACGGCGCAAGAAATTCTTCCTCCGACGCGAGCCCTCCATGCACGGTAAACTTTTTGTCTTGTGGCACCTGTTGTTAGACATCCCAGACAGAGTAACATGAAACCCAATGCGGCCATGCACGCACTGCCCACTATAAATATCATCTGAAGAGCCTCGATCCATATTAAACGAAAGTGAAATACTTCATCAAACATCAAAATAGAAAGAGCGGATCCACGGTACATAGTTCCACAAAACACACCAACGCCCAAACAGCACATAATTGTGGCAATAACAGTTGCATGAGGAATTCTTGTGAGACATGCTTGACATGCATCACCCATTTTGGCAGTTCTATAACTATGAATatacttttatttaactttattcaCAGTCGTTATTGGTTTCCAAAAAGTATATTTGCTTCGTTTACAATTTTCGTAACTCGTTTCCCGTCCACTATGCACTCCACTAAAATGACTCAATTCGACGTCTTACGAGTTACGTCAGTTTTAAATGAACTGTCACTTTGCTGTCTTATGAATCTGACATTTCAGTATCGTtcagaaattaaataaatattgccatttaaaaatataaatgaaaaacgttaaaattattaaaaattctaGGCAAGCCATTGGCAGGTATTatacgcatcaatattatcatgattctagtatcacgcgattcacaagacgtgtactgtgatactgcaattcggcctattacatcatcaatattatgaattatcacggaatcgtgataatattgatatttgatgcgtgtaatacctacCGATGCAaactaaactttatattttgatttataatgACACACATCTTGACAGTAtgctgatataatatttttttagaaatacatacaaccaATATGAAGTCAGTAATGGCAACCTGTAAATAAtttcagggcctctatcatgagctcttaaagccagccagaatactgactggctcgcattttggtaccatgacctctattttccagccagtcagtggtcacgtgacacaaaactcacttctccattgttaactgagtaataatttcgtatcatttggtatcatgacaacacttctgacataagctcgcttgcttttacgtcaaatacagcaattcaataaacaccaaccaacgagtagcttttactgaatagtttacattttagtaattttatttattaatattacatactttttagtcttaaattatattgctatttagttggttagttacttaataagttatattttagtctgtagcatatattttagtgaaaataattcgttattaaaaccaaaaaacttaacattcgaagtgtccaaatttttggaaaacgattaagtattctcaagttaatcacgaactgatacataagtaaagacgtagagaccttagtaatccatttagtgttagtgaggtttcagaataataacataagtgaggtgtagtatacctatatgtctagtcaacaataaggtttgcatttgtgcgatgagctaagactgcattgatttagtacacaagaaacacatacaaggtataaggaacacaagtgttgtgtataattactgtaaaacaagtatgaattttcaccaaaaacctacaggtacaatcttatagttgcattgtaggtttttgtgttatttcacaaactatttccttgtaaacctgaagtattttggtatatgcatgataaacactgcaccaaagaggtaaataattcaatattacttactttcaacaagaattttcagaacacaaccttttaacctttagatgtatgtataacatgctccggataaacattgacacacctaaactactagaaaagttaaataattgatatgatattatcaatcccaattagaaacccaattagctaaattctcatatgagcactttttcatttataacttcttctcttgacgacaatatggtattatatgatgggaatagtgtaaatcactaaattttactcaaaaacaaaaacctacattatagtacttttccaaaaaagacttacttaataagaattgcataacaaacatatggaacttattgttcataaaacataatattatcataggaacatatattattatgtattaccaaaaatacttttgtacttacctcaataataataataagtattagttttatattaaattaaaacttactatgtacttcttaggaacctatcttaggagcatttcgtacaatcttttgattgcagtaggtctttgtgttatttcacaaactatttccttgtaaaccatgcatgataaacgctgcaccaaagaggtaaattcaaaggtattactttctcaataacaagaattttgagaacacaacctttgaaactttagattcaagtatattcacgaataaatattgacacacacacatacacctaaactactagaaaagttaaatcattgataatataaaatccaaattagctaaattctcatatgcactttttcatttataacttctcttgactacaatatgatataatatacaatgggaatagtcactaaaactcaaaaatataatcctacattacttatagtactttttccaaaaagacataacaaaaattgcataacaaacatacttattgttcataaaacataatattttcattggaacttatattattattaccaaaaattcttttgtacctcaataatgataatattagttttatattacttattacattaaaatttaaaatacatgaggactttagtaagtcctcatgtattatacattttaaaaagatgtggtcgttttagggacctatcagacagagtggtcacgcgttgatgcatttgcgttggagcagtcagtgtgtgactgaggagcaattctaacacattcagaactcctcctgtgtgagtatatagagatactcacacgggaggcattctacaacataatacaacacaaagaacacaaaacccttgactgctctctgtctgagatatcccaggcaatttcccatagttgcaacttgcaatgcagtttctaattgttattggtttgccaaataaaagtctgaaataataatattgtttttatctttcatcaaaagttggtat encodes the following:
- the LOC121729904 gene encoding neuronal membrane glycoprotein M6-b; this encodes MGDACQACLTRIPHATVIATIMCCLGVGVFCGTMYRGSALSILMFDEVFHFRLIWIEALQMIFIVGSACMAALGFMLLCLGCLTTGATRQKVYRAWRARVGGRISCAVFMIITYILTFIWLILLGFLVITTFLFTIFWKLCSKPKNIDLSTCIDFTQFDFMFPSSVRQEDMRICEAHKIKLFCKDYVEKAEFMFILAMVSCILVILSLVHYLMCLSANYAHIRDHEKFQELQELQYLTNPDLHASKDRF